The Candidatus Zixiibacteriota bacterium genome includes the window TGAGCTTTTGCGCCTGGATTAACTTTTCCACAAAAAAACCAGCCAGTATGCACAAAGGCGAAACCAGTAGCAACTGATAGCGGATCGGATGGTAATTGGGATAAGAGAGGAAAAAGATTCCCCAAATGGCCCAGCAAACGCTGACAAATTCCATCGAAGCACCAGATTTGATCTTCTCCCCTATATTCCTGACCCAGTAGAGAATATACAGAAAGGAGAGAATGAAAATAAAGAAAAGCCTGGGAAAGAGCTTATCACTTATCCCCAGGGTGATAATGCTCCTAAGATAAACGCCCAAATTCGCCGCATTCCCGGCTGGAGATTTGAGCGCACCTGCCTGAATATATCCGATCACAGCACTTTTATATGGCAGCAAAACTAAAAGTAGCCAGATTATCCCTCCTCCTGCCAATCCCAGAACAAAATAGGATAAGCTCTGCCAGAGTTTTTTCTTTTTCTCCTCTTTTTCCATCCAGATCCAGCGGACAAACTCCAGAAACATAATGGCTAAAAAGAAAAGCCCGGAGATTTTGACAAAGAGAACCGCTAAAACGAAAGTGAATCCGCTCAAAAGAAAATATAATCTTTTATCCTTCCCTAACTGCAGAAAAAACAGAGAAAGCAAAAGAAAGAAAAGCAGACTGGTCTCCTCCAGTGCCAGGCGGTTGTGCATAACGTAGATATAGGCAATCGATAAGAAGAAGGAGGAAAATACCGCAGAGTAAATGCTCTTTTCTCTTTTGAGTAAAAAGAAAACCAGAAGGATCGAGCCTAAGCTGGACAGAACCGGAAGGACTCTTATCTGAATAAATCCTGTTCCGAAAAGCTTGAATATGAAAAAGTAAATTACGGATAGAAGCGAGGAGATCCCCATCCGGAAGAAATCATCCATCTTCCATTGACCGAACAATACTTTATCCCGGGCATTTATGGCAATAGCTCCCTCATCCGTGTAAAGGCTTAAGCTCCAGGACAGATCCATCGGAGGATCAGCAGAAAGATGAGAAAACCTCAAGTACGCGCCTAAAAGGACTATGACCCCTAAAAGTATATAAAGAAAAGGTGGCTTGAATCCGCCTGAGGCGGACTCCAGAAAGGGTTTATTTTTCCTTATCTCAGGTACTTCTGCTTTTTTGTCTTTCTTTTTCTTGCCCATAATTTAAGGTCTGAAAAGTTTGGAATGAATGATCCCCAGACGGTCAAAGGCGAATTTGAACACCGTCCAGAGCGTCTTCAGACCATAGATTAAGGAGACTTTGAAATTGACCGAGGATGCTTCTTTGAAATATTTGGTGCTCACCGGAATCTCTACAATTCTTTGTTTAAAAGCTACGGCTTGGGCTATTATCTGGGAGTCGAACACAAAATCGTTGGAGTTGCGCAAAAAGGGAACTTTTTCTAAAAAACTCCGACTGTAAGCCCGGTAACCAGTATGCATCTCTGAGAGCTTCTGACCCAAAATCAAGTTCTCGACCCCAGTCAGAAATCTATTGGCTAAGAACTTATACAAAGGCATCCCTCCCTTTAGTGCCCCTCCTTTTTGCTTAAGCCTTGAACCTAACACGAAGTCTGCCTTGCCTTCTTTGATAGGCTCGATGATCTGCGGTATCAGTCGCGGGTCATACTGCCCGTCCGGATGAAGCATCACCACGATGTCTGCCCCATCCCTCAGAGCTTCCATATAACAGGTCTTCTGGTTTCCTCCGTACCCCACATTATGCGGATGCCGGACAACCTTCAGATGAAAGTCTAAGGCGATCTTGACTGTCTCATCCCGGCTGGCATCATCTACTAACAGAACCTCATCTACGACTTCTGAAGGGATGCTCTGATAGGTGAAAGATAAAGTTCGCGCCGCATTATAGGCTGGCATCACCACAACTACTTTAGGCTTCATAATTAACGACTCATATCCTTTTTGAAAGATGGGACTTCTTGATACTCCAGAAGCCCATTATATCTCCGGAGCCGAAAAGACTTTCCCCTATAGAAAATAGCAATATCGGTAAAAAAAGAAAAATGGCTACGCTCAGATGAACGATCAATCTGCTTTTTTGCAGGTTGGAGAATTTTCTCATCTCCGGAGCTTTGATTATTTCAAAGAGTAGATTTCTACTCTTAAAAATCATATTCAAACTGCTCTGTAGAAGAACATAAGGGGCATATTCTAAAGAGAATCTATTTTTTTTAACCACTTTAACCCCAGCCTGAGATAACATCCGGGTTATGGTTCCTGGTGTGAAATGATACAGGTGTCGAGGCAGGTCCCAGCCAAACCATTTCTCCCTGAAAATATCGATCAGAAAGTTGCCCGCATTAGGAAGTTCAAGAATCAAAACCCCTTTTCTGGTCAAAATACGGCTGATCTCTCGTAAATAAGCTAACGGGTCAGGCACGTGTTCCAGCACGTGTGCTAAAATGACCAGGTCGAAAGAGCCCTCTTCAAATCTGGTTTCTAACAGATCCTTCTCCAGTATTCTCAGCCCGAAAGTCTTGCGCGCATACTCAGCGGCATTTCTGGACAGCTGGGTACCTGTGCAATTCCATCCCCATTTTTTCAAAAAATGAAGGGTGATTCCCCTTCCGCAACCCACATCCAGCACCCTCCCCGGCTTGAAGAGCTTTTTGATTCTGTATGCTCTTGCCCAGCGAAAAAGGTAAACCGCCTCTTCCAATAAGCTCCCAAATCTCTGGCTTCTCTTTTTACCATAAAATTCGTCTTGATAAGCCAACACTAACTCTTCTCTGGTGGGGAAAGGGTCAGTCACCAAAAGACCGCAATTCTGGCACTTAAGAATACCTCTTTTCTCTTCAGGAAAACCATTCAGGTATACAGCAAAATTGTCCTGTCCACACAGATTACAAGTCCTGCTCATCCGTTCTCCAGAAGATCATCTACACAACTGGTTACCTTTCAGTGGAAACTTTCTGTGCCAGAATGAGTGCCTCGTGTCCTAAATTTGTTCTCCTGAAACGCCGCTGGAGAAAAAAAACCGGCTTCCACCAGATTTTCCAGTTTACAATAAAGGTCATCCTGCCGATGTCCCAGGCATCATTCAGGGTGCTTATCTTTGTAAGTTCCTCTTTTTCCTGGCTGCGTTTTAAGCTTTTGTCTTTGAGCAGCCACGTGTAAAGCCTGCGCATAAGCCAGAAAACCGGAAAGGTAAAATCCCAGTACTCCTTGACCTCAAAACCAGCCCGGGACAGCAAATCCTTAATCTCCTGACGGTCGTATCTTCTGTAATGACCGTAAAACTTATCATCCCATCTCCATTCCTTCTTGTTCGTCGGCACTGAAATGATCAAATACCCTCCGCCTACCCGGGTAGACAGATTCTGACTCAGTACAGAAAGCAGTTCACTGTCTTTTTCTACGTGCTCAAGCACATCCCACAAGATTATGGTGGAGTAAGATCCGCGTTCGCTAAACACATCCCTCCGTTCTATCCTGACATCTGAAAAGGGCTGTAAATTCCGTTCGGCAATGCTAATTGCCTCCGGCGAGAAGTCGATCCCTTTACCATTCCACCCTTTGCGCGCCAAATGTAATACGACATCTCCCCCACCGCAGCCAGCATCTAAGAACGGCGGTTTAAGCTTATACTTGACAATTAACTCATCCAGAAGGGAGAACATATAATCTTTCATCGGTTGAAAATTCGCCATGAAATCACCGATTAATCCTCTTCCCCTTCTCTAAAACTTGTTTTAAGGGAGCTTACTGAAAGAAAACAATTGAATTTGACCAATGTCGATATCATCTCCGCCATTATAATATTAACTAAAGAGATAAAGTCAACCTAAAAGTTCTGGCAGGTAGCATGATCTGGAGTATAAACCCTCAGGTTTGTAATTAAAGCGAAGGGCATCCCCAAACTCGTTGAAAGTGAATCAAGTCACTTGAGATTAAAATAAAAGCTAAAGCTTTACACTCCAGTTGAAAATTACATTCAGGATTTATGCTATACTTGCTAAAGTATGAATGGGTTGATACCCTTGTGATCCGACAGGATTCACTTTTCTTTCAAGCAGAGTCTATTTCATTCTCAATTATAGTCTCAGGATCTCTTTCTGCTACTTTTAAAGAGAAATGCTCGTGCCTAAGATAAACCAAACCTAAGACCGTAATCGGGATGTACTGGCAGGCGTGCAGTACGATGGAAAAAGGGAGCGAGAAATCTTTGTCATACCCAAAGAGACCTAAGGCGATCACCGTGAAGAACTGTATGGTGCCCACATAGCCTGGAGATGAAGGAATCATCACTCCTAAGGTCACGATGACCATCAGGATCAAAGATGCCTGCGGTGGTGGATGAATTCCGAAAGCTAAAAAGACCAGGTAGTTGCTGATTCCGCTTCCTACCCACAGGATCAAAGACCAGAGTAAGATCCATCCGGTTCTTTTTACGTCCCTGAAAACCCTCACCCCGCTGGAGAATTTCTGCAGTATGCCCTCTGCTTTTTCTGAGAATTTCCCGGGTATAATTCTCAACAGTTTCTGGAAAAACTTCAAAGTAGGCTCTGGTTTAAGCTCCAGTAAAATCAATATTAAGAATAGCAACAAATTAGCGATTAAGGTTAGATTGGCTCCCTTTCTGACCAGCTCCCCTACTTTCTCTGAGGAGCGGGAAAAGGGATAA containing:
- a CDS encoding glycosyltransferase family 2 protein, yielding MKPKVVVVMPAYNAARTLSFTYQSIPSEVVDEVLLVDDASRDETVKIALDFHLKVVRHPHNVGYGGNQKTCYMEALRDGADIVVMLHPDGQYDPRLIPQIIEPIKEGKADFVLGSRLKQKGGALKGGMPLYKFLANRFLTGVENLILGQKLSEMHTGYRAYSRSFLEKVPFLRNSNDFVFDSQIIAQAVAFKQRIVEIPVSTKYFKEASSVNFKVSLIYGLKTLWTVFKFAFDRLGIIHSKLFRP
- a CDS encoding class I SAM-dependent methyltransferase gives rise to the protein MSRTCNLCGQDNFAVYLNGFPEEKRGILKCQNCGLLVTDPFPTREELVLAYQDEFYGKKRSQRFGSLLEEAVYLFRWARAYRIKKLFKPGRVLDVGCGRGITLHFLKKWGWNCTGTQLSRNAAEYARKTFGLRILEKDLLETRFEEGSFDLVILAHVLEHVPDPLAYLREISRILTRKGVLILELPNAGNFLIDIFREKWFGWDLPRHLYHFTPGTITRMLSQAGVKVVKKNRFSLEYAPYVLLQSSLNMIFKSRNLLFEIIKAPEMRKFSNLQKSRLIVHLSVAIFLFLPILLFSIGESLFGSGDIMGFWSIKKSHLSKRI
- a CDS encoding glycosyltransferase family 39 protein codes for the protein MGKKKKDKKAEVPEIRKNKPFLESASGGFKPPFLYILLGVIVLLGAYLRFSHLSADPPMDLSWSLSLYTDEGAIAINARDKVLFGQWKMDDFFRMGISSLLSVIYFFIFKLFGTGFIQIRVLPVLSSLGSILLVFFLLKREKSIYSAVFSSFFLSIAYIYVMHNRLALEETSLLFFLLLSLFFLQLGKDKRLYFLLSGFTFVLAVLFVKISGLFFLAIMFLEFVRWIWMEKEEKKKKLWQSLSYFVLGLAGGGIIWLLLVLLPYKSAVIGYIQAGALKSPAGNAANLGVYLRSIITLGISDKLFPRLFFIFILSFLYILYWVRNIGEKIKSGASMEFVSVCWAIWGIFFLSYPNYHPIRYQLLLVSPLCILAGFFVEKLIQAQKLRISSGMNPLRLILQFLILVVFIYGIYYSVSLHILVNYQSFYGIVSSFSSDPNGWFQGAFGLMQDYSALMGRSIILALIVLGALIGLSRLRKLREGFALSTGLKGILLILVLFLVTFSNLKQYSAWTENLTYDLPDISKDLSSLPRGSIIAGPWAATLSLETPHYAIMMQDFANKDKVIERFRPTHILISKDGWEDKYFHQTYPELMSKAVLLKEYPVRTQYNKPLLLYQLPKQ
- a CDS encoding flippase-like domain-containing protein, encoding MKKRFLIGLIISIIFLYFAFRGVNYHALWSALKGVNFFYLLLFMLAVVVLMWVRAYRWKFMVDPIKKVGVYSLFSSAMIGFMANNVLPVRLGEVVRAYSLGTKENISRSASFATIVMERVFDGFALLLILWLTLLFYPFSRSSEKVGELVRKGANLTLIANLLLFLILILLELKPEPTLKFFQKLLRIIPGKFSEKAEGILQKFSSGVRVFRDVKRTGWILLWSLILWVGSGISNYLVFLAFGIHPPPQASLILMVIVTLGVMIPSSPGYVGTIQFFTVIALGLFGYDKDFSLPFSIVLHACQYIPITVLGLVYLRHEHFSLKVAERDPETIIENEIDSA
- a CDS encoding class I SAM-dependent methyltransferase, coding for MANFQPMKDYMFSLLDELIVKYKLKPPFLDAGCGGGDVVLHLARKGWNGKGIDFSPEAISIAERNLQPFSDVRIERRDVFSERGSYSTIILWDVLEHVEKDSELLSVLSQNLSTRVGGGYLIISVPTNKKEWRWDDKFYGHYRRYDRQEIKDLLSRAGFEVKEYWDFTFPVFWLMRRLYTWLLKDKSLKRSQEKEELTKISTLNDAWDIGRMTFIVNWKIWWKPVFFLQRRFRRTNLGHEALILAQKVSTER